The nucleotide sequence TTCAACAGAACAAAGTTCTGATGGTAAATCAACATATAaatgtccatatatatatatatatatatatatatatatatatatatatatatatatatatatatatatatatatatatatatatatacacacacacacacacactctcacagttGTCtctaatgttattaataaaattgttattttaaattgttattttctcctcAACTGGAATTTAACATCCTCTGACTGTGTGAACTGCAATCATTTCTATTTTAACAGATATTGAAGAAGAGATcctgaaggaggaagaggagaacatgaaagaagaggaggaaagaaaaatgaaggaaaaaactgtgaaagagaaagagacaataaaagaggaggaggaggaaatgGAGAGAATTAAGGTGGAGGAGAAGATGGTGAAGACAGAGGAAGAGGAGATGGAGGAGGTGAAAATCAagaagagaaggaggaggaggatgatgaaaGAGGAGATAAtactggaggaggaggagaataTACTTGAGGGAGAGGAGGAGGAGATGAGTGAGGAGGAGGACAAGAAAattcaggaagagaagtggaggAAAAAGAGACAGAGGAAGGGGAGAAGTCATGGAAAGAAACAGGAGGAGACAATAAAGGAGGGGAAGGAGAAAAAGGTTGTGAAAGAGAGGTCAAAGAAGAAAAGACAGAGGAGGAGATGGAAAAGTAAGAGAATGAATTTAGAGTGGATGAACAAAGAGGACGAGAAGATCAAGAAGGATTTGGAGGAGATATTGAAAGAGGAAGAGGAGTATGTTGGGTGTGATGTGAAGTCAGCATCACATGCTAAAACACAGACTCTTTTGTTTCAATGTGGGGGTGACGGACTGTATCACATGTTATAAAAAGAGGTGGGAGATgactattgttgtttttgtttaatgttaaataaattcaATGCAAAACTCAAATACTGTCCTTGTGATTTTTTCACATGTTTTATTTTCACGCTTTCTCTCCTTTTTATCATGATAGAGGTGACAGAGTAATATGTGTTTGTTTAATGTTCagctaagtaaataaaaaatgacaattaaaatcgTCATATTGTATTTAATTGAGGTTTAAATATTCAATTTTAGTGATATTTTATGCAGGGATTTGCACTGGATTAGCTTGTGTGCTGCACTTGTTGCTGGTTTTTTGACTCTttgtgttggattttttttttatatacacgattatgccatcaaactgatgtgttaacgcaatatcacatgagtagtagtgcgatgtggctgtatatggTCAATAGTGGCACACTAAAGCACAACGCACCCCTCCCagcagtgccaatatacagccacatcgcactgctacttgtgtgatgttgctcatatatatatatatatatatatatatatatatatatatatatatatatatatatatatataatttctcaattttataaataataaataaacatgatttgttttaaattatcaaaaagataaaaatgtaattaaaaacttTCTGTTATGCAACATGTTTcacaaaactgaataaaataaatacatcaattttAAATACATCAATATTTATTGAGTTACAGTATTATATCTCCACACATCTAGTTTCAGTGCTCAAAATGTCAGATATTCAACTTTAAATGTCTCAGAATGGTGAAACCAGTCCTGTTTAAAACTGAACTAAACAAATCAGTTGCAATGTTCTTTTtctaaaacaaacaaagcaaatatTCTAACAAACGTCTAAGTGGCTGGGGAAAAAATACAAATTGcttctaaatttaaatatcttGGCGTCCAAATTGActtaaaattaacttttaaatcacaaaataaaaatgtatgtaaccGTGTTAcataagccgataagaaaatgaatgaatgaattttacaattaaaaaacaagTGGTAGATGAAATGACTAAAATAGTTGTTAAAACCTTCAGTACATGTGGTCATCAGACTGCTTCTCCATAAACAAGGAGAGGGAGAAAATCACAAGACATTGTCTAAGAAAAATAATTTCAGAAATTTTATTTTGCATGATATTgccatcaaattcaaaacatatacACATGAGATGTGTGTCTTTTGAGTTATTACTTTTCTGTATTGTTCCAGGACTAATTTCACGTATttgttaatgaaataataaaatgtttagtgcggtgcaatttttttaacattacttaagcatctatatatatataaattattttttttatttttttatttattttttccattttgagcattataaactgGAGATGATTGATAATTAACCTCAAAAGacttctttccaaagatacatgaactgtgaattattcagcaactgttactgttttaTTTTGGGAAGGTAATTTTTGACAAAATTCCTCTGATGGTGTGGAAGAGAAGGGCACAAATATAGGCTCGGAAAACTTTAaagaaatctcattttgcatgctatctttaTCAAATTTGAAACATAAACGAATCAAACAATTGGCTTTCAAGGTATATTTTTCTAGGtctgttttcctgtgtttgtatatggaCATACAAATATTGAACACGTACAATTTTTCCTACTATTTTTCTACTATTGTTACCATTTAAaattaggtaggtgtaaatcctcAAATGAGAGTGTTGGCTAACAAATATTGCAAATTGTCACATTTAAACTCACAGAAAGGGAAGCTATTGTATACTGTAGCTTTTGAAAGATTCTTTTTCAAATCATAGAACCAAATTGATTGGTCCCCGGATTTGAACTGACCGAAGTGAAAGTGTATCAGGAAATAAGAACTAAATATTAACCTGTTTCCTTCtttccaaaaaaattaaaatgtttgcaaACAATAATTAGATTCAATTCATCATTAATAATTCTTTGTTCACGACTGAATGTCTCAAGCTGAACAAACCAAAGGGGAAAATCAGGTCATGTCTCTCAATACGGTTCTCTCACAAAGCTGTCGAATGACACATTACCATAGCTAACTTGAATACATTTTATCTAAACCACCCTAACAtcctcatcattatcatcatcatcatcttcaattCAATTAACATGGCTGACTTGCTGACGTGAACTCAAACTAACCTCACAGCAATGACAATCCAAACACCCAGACGCACTAGAGGAACTTCATCTCAAGTCACTATTTGTCACATCAAGCTTGTCAAGTGTGATGACATCACTTTTACCCCACATTCATATTTACACAAATTCAGTTGCAAATCCCGAAAGTGAGTCACAAGAGCTGCAGAAAGTGTTTTTGACAGCAAACAACAGTCCTGATATCTTGCCTTTAAACCCACTGAGAGCCATCTTGTTGTGTCCCACTCTTTTATCTTCTTTACAACTTCAGGTTTTGGCTTGCTGTGAGGAGCCAATGAAGTATGAAGGAGAGTCAGAGACACAATGGAGGAAGTAGAGAGAGTGAGAGTATTTGTTATGATAATCACATAAGCATGATGGATCATGTTTTGCCGGTTTTGGCTGGGATAGACGAGCAGGGGGGCTGGTCCCGTCAGATGCCTGGGGCGCTGCATCTGGGAACCACTGCTGTTTGTTCCAGGGGGCGTCTGCCGTGGGTCAGCAGCTCTGCAAAAACCTCATGCCAAACGTGAAGCCCTGAGCTCAGCGTATGTGTCAGCATGGAAATACTCCTGGGACTTTTGTCCTACATAGTGAAGAGCATGGAAAATGAAATGCTGGGTTTTTTCAGCGTGAACTTGAGGCCTTTTAGCAAAGTTCCCCTCAGTGGAATTGTGGGTAATGGAGTGATCCCTTAGGTTTGTTTTCGACAGAATAGCAAATGTTTTGCGAATGCAAGTTTTATAGTTGAGGAATGGAGAATAATCGCTTGGTTACTGAATGGTGGCAAGGTAAATAgtaaaaaaagtaactcaaataatattacttaatttaaaaagGAATGCTTTACTTTTCTCGTTAAtttggaaaagtaatattattacgtaacacGTGTTACTTTTAATGCGTTACCACTTAACACTGGACACTATTACATAATGTCTTGAGCACCAGAGGGGTGTTGCACAAAAGTGAAATCAAGAAATCCAGGATAGGAGTAAAAGCACTTGACCTAGCTTTAATCGGGTCCTCCTGGCTTAGTACATTGCATGTTTGCTGATCCCGGATGAGAACGAGATACTATGTCAAGCCTAATGTTGATAACCAGGATGAGTGCACATTTGCAGCATTTCTTAACAGACCATGAGATCGATCACAGAATCAATGATGCAAGTATGGATAAAACCTGATGTAAGCCAATCAGGTAACGAGTTGAAACACGCCCCTCTCACCCACCAATCAGGGAACTCCCACTAAATGTGACAAGTGGACAATTATGCTACTCAGGGGGAATAATTATTCATGAATATTATTCTAAACACTTGACCACAGCTTATTTTATCAAGTTTATTTAACTTCATCTATATGATCATTTATGTATTGCTTTCATTTATAAATCTTCTTCCTAATTGAGTCTATTTAATCGAATATATGATGTTATAGgggctgtactcatttatgctgaccacagtatatgtattttttcTCTAACTTATAAGATAATCATTTCTAattatctaatttattttttaactctcTTATCTATATCTTCccaaaattaaatctaaaatggatatatataaacatatataaaatgacagctaataaagttgtacatggttatttttgattattttattgctaaataaatgtaattagcCAAGAGCATGGATTGATTGTAAAATGCATTATTTCTAGCAACATTGAAACTGAAACTGGATTAATCTTAGCCTTGCTAATAGCCTGCTCTGAAGCTAATTTAGCCTGCTTTCATGCAACAGAGTCAAGGCAAAATTCATTATTATCTTACTTTTGTGCAGTACACCACAGGTTAACCAATGTATTTTGATTATACTGTACATAATCATATACTGTAACATCTTTGAGAATTCTACATTGTAACCAATACCCATTGATTAAAGTTTTATATCTGCTCCATAAACTACTCCATAAACGGCTTCATAAACTTTGATGCTAAAAGTATTACCtaacagacttttattgacagttttagactgaaacaatatattgtctgggttgtttgtgtaaattacatataaacaatctaaaaacatctgtgaatcacaaaatacagaaatatatatatatttcacagatATTTTTGGCAGTGTACATGTGGGTcttgtgtttgtctgtttgtgtatgttttgagCTGTGCGCATTCATTTCTGAAGGGAGGGATGAGTCATGAGTCCTGTGCCCAGCCTGACAGTCGGAGGATTCAGTAATGATATCTGTTTCTCATTTTCTAAACTCTCTTTTCCATTCCCTTCTCCTAGTCTACCTCTTCCCTTATCAACCAGTGCGTTATTTTCTCATATTACAACTCATAATGCAAGTACAAAATGACCTCTGACCTCCCCATTCCCTCCTTTTTCTATTTTGCTACCAATATGATGGAAGCAAATTACAGCACCAAACAAATTCAGAGTGTTAGAGCAAAGTTAAATGATATTTTTTCTCTATATTACTtctattaagttttttttatgttactatTCATGTTTTGGAGGTTTTCTACAATAGCTGTACATGAATCGAATATCAAAAAGAGTTTCATTGTCTcacaataaacagttgaagtcaaaatgattagccctcctgtgaatttttttttctttttcatatatttttcaaataaaagagCAAGAAATCtttccacagtattttctataatatttttacttctgtagaaagtctaatttgttttattttagctagaataaaagcagtttttccttttttagaaccattttaaggtcaatattagtgTCACAATgaccagcgatctaatcctggcagatTGCTGGTAAACAAGCAGATAAagcaaaagaactacaaatctgccgaTATTAGGACTACAAGTTCTAGTCATGCACCGCTCAAACACACCTGTTTCTTATTCAGTAGATTACACACGCTCATGCTTAGAGTTGCTCATAAACTGATTACGTGGactatatacacagcacacacgcacacatcattgctgagtcttgtaaacAGTATTATGAACATTAAGACACGTTTTCCTGGTCTGGTCCTTCCATGTTTGATATCTGCTTTGTGTTATTGTTTATTCAATTGGGCTGTCTGCCTTTGACCACTCGCCTGTTATTTGTTTACTCATTTGcgcctgtgttgaccattgcttgcctgacaattcTGCGAATAAaccttgcatttggatcctcaacttCATTGTCAGCATCCCCGTCACATTAcaattagccctcttaagcattattttttgatTAGGCAATTCGACTTTTTTGAAATTATTTGATCTTTACAACCCCCTCCTTTCTGGTTGGTTGTAAAGTAACTATAAAGTAATACaatgttgttgattttttttatatcagaTTGAGCTCAAATCTGATTACAAAACGTTGAAAGAACTTGATCGACTAGAACTTTCATCACAAAAGCTACAAATACACATTGCATGAAAGGCAAAATTCAAAAAGGCATAATAATTGTGGCACTTTAAATACTTGGGAAGAAAGataagggtaaaaaaaaaaaacatcaacagagTTGAAACCCTCACAGAACTAAGAATATTGACAGCAGACTGTTGATTTATGTGGGACTGACTGTTATCTGAAATGTGCTGCTTTACTCTACACAGATCATTTTGCAGACTATCCAGTGCTGGCAGATATTGAGCACCTCTGTTCTTCTCTAAGAAGTGTGGGAACACTATTTATCTCTGTCTTTATTTCTACACAATTAGGTAATGAGATTGAAAGTCTTGAAagcttttgcaaaaaaaaaaagtggatcaCAACTCTATGATTTTTGATAATGGTCATACTGACACAAAGGTAAACAAAAcctattgtaaaataaatattttacattaatatatattttagtggTGGAGATgttgtggcacagtgggtagcaatgtcgcctcacagcataaagttcgctggttcgagcctcggctgggtcagttggcatttctgtatggagtctGCAAGTTCtacctgtgttcgcgtgggtttcctccgggtgctccggtttcccacacaagtccatagacatgcagtataggtaaattgggcaagctaaaattgaccgtagtgtatgtgtgtgattgagaatgtatggatgcttcccagtgatgggttgcagctggaaggacatccactgcatacaaacatatgctggatatgttggcggttcattctgctgtggcgaccccagattaataaagagactaagccaaaaagaaaatgaatgaatgaatgaatttgatttgatatttttgtgatttaattAATGAGATTGTAAATCAACTTTCAAATGCACTGCCATTCTTACATTAGTCACAGTTTGGGAAACCTTAATGTAatgtttaatgcatttattttgatgttgatgtcaaaaaaaaatgaatgaaagaaaaaaaagttaatattttttccctttgtttttatatatcAGTATAATATTGTCAAGTTCAGGACTAAATAAGACAAACGGATCAAAGACAAGTTAGTATAATGAACAAAGTCAATAATACAAGTTGCAAACAAGTTCAACAAACCCAGCGTTAGGGTTAGGGTAGTCACAGAATCAGGAAACAAATTAGATTGCAAAAAGCACCAGTCCTGACATGACAGAGAGAGAAATCATGAACAAGAAATAACGAACTGACATTGAAGCACTAAACTTTCGCTTCTTAAATAGATGGAGAGAGTACAAACAGCTGGGGCTGCTGacagtacacatacacacaatagaAGCACGTGAAGGAATGCAAAACAAACATGACAACAAACATGATAGAATGAGCAAATGCACCAACAACTGTGACACATATATTAActttttcccaatactgggttgtggctggaagggcatctgctgcataaaatgccggaatagttggcagttcattctgctgtggtgacccctgataaataaaggactaagccgaaggaaaaccaACGAATGAATATATTAACTCTCAAGTTTAAAAAacgttataataataaaaagcagcCTTAACATATTGAAAATCAGTCAGAATCTAGTACCTGCAATAACAACTACAAACTACAATTGTCATTGTTAACTGACTGAAAGATTGGGCAAATTTAAATCCCCACAGCCTCTCACCCCAATGTCACTATTATTTACTGAACAACCAGTTGAAATACATTTTCCCCATGAACACCTCTTTAATTGGAGCACCCTCATAATTAAGCCAGGACTAATGGTGATAATCATTGTGTTATTATCCTAATACGCATTCAATGAGACCCATGAAATCCGGTCAGCTAATTGACTCGTCTAAAATGTCCTCGCAAATGAAAACTGTTTTAAAGGGTGTCTGAAGTTGGTTCTGACTAGTCCACAGCATGACATCAGTAACAAAGCAGAAAGCACAACACCAATAACATGATGCTAGTTGACCTTGTAAATTTTAATCATATCTCTGTGAGTTGAATAGCTTAACCTCTTTACCCAAGTCAGTGACTGGTGGAAATGGGGATTGCATGCCTAAAAAAAATGGAAGCAGCAATGAAGATGTGTAGTAAAATAGAAACAGTGGTAAAATGTAAAGTCCAGTGCTGATTGTGAGCATGTTTCATAGGGGTCAGGGCTTTATTGTCTCTGAGCATCCAAAGGCGGGCGCTTAGAGTGGTAATGATGGAGAAAGATTTTTGCAGAAGGCTAACAACATCACTGATATAACAAGGCAGTAAACAAGCACACAGCCAAATAGCTGAGCCAAGGAAACAGCAATATTTACCCACATAAATATGAAGAtcaatataataaaacatcaaatgtCAACCACCAACCACAAGAAATGAAAATGTTTAGAAAATTCACTTGTTTGCCATATTTTctggattaattaattaaaaaatcggtcccactttatattaagtgcccttaactaatatgtacttacataggaactattagtttgttacaatgtacttattgtgtaaatacatgtatttactttgtactgatgcttgattaaatacatgtaattacatctgtaactaccttttgtaattacatttgtaaatacaatgttgaccatcccttacaccttaacccacccttaaacctacccatgccaccaaacctgtccataacccaacctctatcccaactcaaaagcaccacaagcgttctcaaatacattataaacacaaaaagtacattgtacttattgttttgatgtaagtacatagtagttagggacacttaatataaagtgggaccaaaaaatcCTCTAAAATGTGATCTGACTTTTATGCTAAAGTGTTTCCTATAATGTTATTAACATCACATCAGCAAAGCATGAGCACtgcttagcataaataataataaaaaaaattcagcatCATATCTTATTTAGATATCAATCCTcttatagtggacatttaaagctgtcactggggcggtacccTAATTAGCCTTGAATGGTATATATTAATATCTAAAAggtatatatacactgtaaaatgacTTAGAAGTGCATATCAGTACCtgacatctacataataataccTTTTAGATGTTGTACTGTATCTTCGGTTACTGCCCATAGCAATATACCGTTTATTTGAGTGTATAGTTAAAAAGAGCACGAGGTTCAAATACACAAAAATGAACTCAAAAGAAACTTTAAATACACCTACAACCTCTGATAATTACTAACAGTATTGCATAGCCAATTAACACTCAAGCCTCTATTCCCTCCTAATTATTAATTCAGGAATAAGAACCAATGGCCACTCCTACTTATGCACTGTAACGTATGGATGCTGACAATGGAGTTAAAGATCCACGTGCAGTCATTTATTCAACAGAGAacggtcaggcaggcaatggtcaacacaggggcaaaacAGGAGCATACAGGCAATCCAAAAGAGTAGTCAGAGTCACAAGCAAAGAGATTGGTTCAGGCGGAAaacagcataaaacaattaacaagGAGAGCGTCAGAAAACAGGGCAAGGCAAGACAAAGCTTCGAAATGCTACCGGGTATAAACCAAACAAGACTCAACAAAGTGCATGTCAAAGCGAGCACTATATATAGTATGATATAAGGATTTTTCACATCAACTTTtcacatatattaataaataataaataaaaaaaatatatatttttttttaaattgcaaaaatttTAGCAGCTTTGTTTTTAAGTATGAAAGTAACTTCTAttacagtggttcccaacctggggtccgcgaccccctaaggggggcgccagagttcacagggggggcgcgggagagaataagtattgaggtagaaaaaggcataaaaatggtccactattataaagggctttgcaattaatcgaaaatccgatttagatttcggtttcaaacgattataaaaagcattaatcgagataaatgattattgcatcatatttcgccacagttgtacacgtgttgctcttaaaagcgcgaaagagcttatgtgtgtgtgcagcacgatcacgcagtcagaagcatgcggccggtcagcattcactctcattcgcacactgagacgagcagaggagcgcagacatctaaagtcatcttaacgtgaacgctttaatggtcaaataggtgtcaaaacgcggtgtttagtgattattaacattaaccctcatttgtataataaacaaacgagttgaggatcaaaagacgtgaaagagaaaccattaaagatacaGCGCGCTATCCTTCTGCCGGCTGTTTTTaccattattaaacaaacataacgagaaaaccctcgctgctcttgactgaaggaatgctgtagctaaagtgtttttcttacagtgaagatgcttaaagcacagtttgtttcatatttttattctattgtattcatttctctttcctttgcagggtggaaaataactgtatgtatacagttgaagtcagaattattagccctcttgaatattagcaaaccttttcctgcccaatttctgtttcatggaaagaaaatttaataacttatttctgaacataatagttttgatatctcatttctaattactgatttctttttgtctttgctataatgacagcacataatattttactagatatttttcaaaatacaagcattcagattaaagtgcagttcaaaggcttaattagagtaataaggcaagtcattataacgctagtttattctgcagacaatcaaaaataaatattgcttaagggggctaataatattgaccttaaattggtttcaaaatatttaaacctgtctttattctagctaaaataaaacaaatagtagaaaaaatattataggaaatactgttaaaattccttgctctgttaaacataatttttttataaatattataaaaaaaaaataaaaatctcaggagcgctaataattttgaccttaactggcaatggttttgaataatcgtgattaca is from Danio rerio strain Tuebingen ecotype United States chromosome 14, GRCz12tu, whole genome shotgun sequence and encodes:
- the LOC137487530 gene encoding uncharacterized protein — protein: MSCFLFRRKKTMKKTPEGLEEERKKEREEEKKKKEEKKEEKEKKKKEERKKKRSRIASFFKSMFCLTLDVEEEEEEEENKEDESMMVVEDEKNRGENLEEEKNTLPISTEQSSDDIEEEILKEEEENMKEEEERKMKEKTVKEKETIKEEEEEMERIKVEEKMVKTEEEEMEEVKIKKRRRRRMMKEEIILEEEENILEGEEEEMSEEEDKKIQEEKWRKKRQRKGRSHGKKQEETIKEGKEKKVVKERSKKKRQRRRWKSKRMNLEWMNKEDEKIKKDLEEILKEEEEYVGCDVKSASHAKTQTLLFQCGGDGLYHML